In Oncorhynchus clarkii lewisi isolate Uvic-CL-2024 chromosome 2, UVic_Ocla_1.0, whole genome shotgun sequence, one DNA window encodes the following:
- the LOC139380377 gene encoding gonadotropin-releasing hormone II receptor-like translates to MWCTQWVRFSLMSWLVDCGLRSYFTLIITYTIQSNVEYLTTHKNFDVYMIIMYVITIMTYMFYFVIYSHSFKPCLFQPRMSGNLSLLRPPLVGATGSMQPALSNMSQFPPLVDWEAPTFTRAAQFRVGATLILFLFAACSNLALLVSVCRGRGRRLASHLRPLIMSLATADLMMTFVVMPLDAIWNITVQWYGGDAMCKMLCFLKLFAMHSSAFILVVVSLDRHHAILHPLDSLNSHHRNKRMLGLAWGLSVLLALPQLFIFRAIKAEGVDFTQCVTHGSFKERWQETVYNMFYFVTLYVFPLLVMSFCYTHILIEINQQLHRNKAGESCLRRSGTDMIPKARMKTLKMTIIIVMSFVVCWTPYYLLGIWYWFQPEMLQVTPEYIHHALFVFGNLNTCFDPVIYGFYTPSFRADLAMCWCYRRRDINMSPRSLDRLSAHQGPHSGEQDSDAPGVEQTKETGGDGR, encoded by the exons ATGTGGTGTACCCAGTGGGTACGCTTCTCTCTGATGAGCTGGTTGGTGGACTGTGGACTGAGGTCTTATTTTACATTGATAATCACTTATACTATCCAGAGCAACGTAGAATATCTGACAACGCATAAAAACTTTGATGTGTATATGATAATAATGTATGTAATCACAATAATGACATACATGTTTTACTTTGTCATCTACAGTCATTCATTTAAACCTTGTCTTTTCCAACCCAGGATGTCTGGCAACCTGTCCCTCCTGAGGCCTCCCTTAGTGGGTGCCACCGGGTCAATGCAACCCGCCCTCTCAAACATGTCTCAGTTTCCACCTCTGGTTGACTGGGAGGCGCCCACCTTCACCCGAGCTGCCCAATTCCGTGTCGGCGCCACCTTAATCCTCTTCCTATTTGCTGCCTGCAGCAACCTTGCGTTATTGGTCAGTGTGTGCCGGGGGCGTGGCCGGCGCCTGGCTTCTCACTTGCGACCACTCATCATGAGCCTGGCCACCGCCGACCTGATGATGACCTTTGTGGTGATGCCACTGGACGCCATTTGGAACATCACGGTGCAGTGGTATGGCGGAGACGCCATGTGTAAGATGCTGTGCTTCCTCAAGCTGTTTGCCATGCACTCGTCAGCCTTCATCCTGGTGGTGGTCAGTTTGGACAGGCATCACGCCATCCTGCACCCGCTGGACTCACTCAACTCCCACCACCGGAACAAGAGGATGCTGGGTCTGGCCTGGGGCCTCAGCGTGCTTCTGGCCTTACCACAG CTGTTCATCTTCCGGGCCATCAAGGCCGAGGGCGTAGACTTCACCCAGTGTGTGACCCATGGCAGCTTCAAAGAGCGATGGCAGGAGACGGTCTACAACATGTTCTACTTTGTCACTCTCTACGTGTTCCCCCTGCTGGTCATGAGCTTCTGCTACACACACATCCTTATTGAGATCAATCAGCAACTCCACAGGAACAAAG CTGGCGAGTCCTGCCTGAGGCGCAGTGGCACAGACATGATCCCCAAAGCACGAATGAAGACTCTAAAGATGACCATCATCATTGTGATGTCCTTCGTGGTCTGCTGGACGCCCTACTACCTCCTGGGTATCTGGTACTGGTTCCAGCCGGAGATGCTGCAGGTCACGCCTGAATACATCCACCACGCCCTGTTTGTCTTCGGCAACCTGAACACATGTTTTGACCCAGTCATCTATGGCTTCTACACGCCCTCGTTCCGGGCCGACCTGGCCATGTGCTGGTGCTATAGAAGAAGGGACATTAATATGTCGCCCAGGTCTCTGGACCGCCTGTCCGCCCACCAGGGCCCCCACAGTGGAGAGCAGGACTCTGACGCCCCCGGTGTGGAACAGACCAAAGAGACTGGAGGTGACGGTAGATGA